TTACATGCCTTTAGAAATCGTAATATTCATCTCAATCCTTTCAAGATTATGGATAACTGTTGCTGATGGGATTTTAGGCATTTATGTTCTTTTAGTAAAAAACTTTCATAAGAAATAATCCATGAATTTTATATACTTTAATTTTTAAATAAGATTATGACATTAAAAATTGTGCAAGAAAAGGTTGATAGATGGAGTATGCTTCCCTGAAAGGGGGGCAATAAATTAATCTTTTGTTAATATAGATAAATATTAATATAATTGCATTAACATCAATACTGTTTAAACCATGAACTTACCATCAACCAAATGATAAGATAAAGAAGCCTTATTTGATGAACAATTCACAATAGACCGCTTATCCGAAATTAGAAACCTTTAGAATAATACACAAAATCAATAGAAGCAAAGATGAAAAATAAAAAGAAGTTTAGAGAATTGCATGGTAAAGAATATGTCGAGTTATATAAAAACAAAACACCTTTGCGATTAGAAAGATTAGTCAAATACATGATGTTAGATAGCATTTTCAGTGTTGCGGATTTCGCATGTGGAAATGGTATACTAATGGAAGTTATTTCCCCGAAGGTAAAATCATATATTGGGATTGATAATTCTGAACTATTCATTAAGGCGGCAAATGAGAAGAAGGAAGAGCTATTCGTTAAAAATGCGGATTTTGTGTGCTCAGACATTAATGAATTCTGTATGCGCCATAAGAAAACCTTTGATGTAGGTTTTGCAATGGACTTTTCAGAACATGTTCATGATAAGGAATGGGTCAAAATATTGGGA
Above is a genomic segment from Bacteroidales bacterium containing:
- a CDS encoding class I SAM-dependent methyltransferase gives rise to the protein MKNKKKFRELHGKEYVELYKNKTPLRLERLVKYMMLDSIFSVADFACGNGILMEVISPKVKSYIGIDNSELFIKAANEKKEELFVKNADFVCSDINEFCMRHKKTFDVGFAMDFSEHVHDKEWVKILGSIRRSLKPNGKFFLHTPNAEFFIEKMKSKNFIFKQFPEHIAVRTPEHNAYFLREAGYNEVQVRLIPHYNILRIVHPLSYIPILGKYFKARIFIEATTL